In the uncultured Methanobacterium sp. genome, one interval contains:
- the hisE gene encoding phosphoribosyl-ATP diphosphatase: protein MNDEIIREVYQVLEGRRDHPIDSYTSRMMQDDDKRAEDKILEKIGEEAAEVIIASKNDENLVYESADLIFHTLLLLVHKGVDLDELYAEFERRRG, encoded by the coding sequence ATGAATGATGAAATCATCAGAGAAGTTTATCAGGTGCTGGAAGGTAGAAGAGACCACCCCATTGACTCTTATACCTCTCGTATGATGCAGGATGATGATAAAAGGGCCGAGGATAAGATCCTGGAGAAAATCGGTGAAGAAGCTGCCGAAGTTATCATAGCATCTAAAAATGATGAAAACCTGGTTTATGAATCTGCAGACCTAATATTCCACACTCTTCTACTCCTGGTTCATAAAGGAGTGGACCTGGATGAACTTTACGCTGAATTCGAGAGGAGAAGGGGTTAA
- a CDS encoding flavin reductase family protein: protein MEKTNLGKNSFIYPMPVTLLGTKHGETSNFMALGWLSRANGNPPLLVAGINKAHLTTELLKENKAFSINYPTADMIKEVDYCGLVSGRKEDKSQLFTVENGEMEGVPLIKECPLSLECKLVDVYEMPTHNLFVGEIIATYADEEILTGGKPDMGKLNPLLLTMPDNNYWTVEKKVGRAWNIGLELKK from the coding sequence ATGGAAAAAACAAACCTGGGTAAAAACTCATTTATATATCCCATGCCAGTGACACTTCTGGGAACTAAACATGGGGAAACATCTAATTTCATGGCATTAGGATGGTTAAGCAGAGCTAATGGAAATCCACCGCTACTGGTAGCAGGAATAAATAAAGCCCATCTTACTACTGAACTTTTAAAGGAAAACAAGGCATTCAGCATTAACTATCCTACAGCAGACATGATTAAGGAAGTTGATTATTGTGGGCTGGTATCTGGACGAAAAGAAGATAAATCCCAGCTTTTCACAGTTGAAAATGGTGAAATGGAAGGCGTACCGCTAATTAAGGAGTGCCCACTCTCTCTGGAATGCAAACTGGTTGATGTTTATGAAATGCCAACTCATAACCTGTTCGTAGGGGAGATAATTGCAACATACGCTGATGAGGAGATTCTCACCGGTGGAAAACCAGACATGGGCAAACTCAATCCCCTGCTTTTAACCATGCCGGATAATAATTACTGGACTGTGGAAAAAAAGGTAGGTAGAGCCTGGAATATAGGGCTGGAATTAAAAAAATAA
- a CDS encoding aldo/keto reductase has translation MLYREMGKTGEKISILGFGCMRLPIIGTYDRIDVEKATQLLDHALDEGINYLDTAYPYHSTETSKGGASEVFLGEYFTENDRRDEVYLTTKSPTWLLEDEQDMDRFLDEQLQRLKTDYIDFYLLHSLKEKQWYHLEDLGVFEFLDSAISDGRIKYTGFSTHDETDFVKEVVDSYQWDMCQIQYNYLDENIQAGSDGLKYAAGKGLGVAIMEPLKGGVLADYVPQEVQNIWDNAPVGKTPVEWALRYLWNIPEISVVLSGMNTMEQLQENLKIAEEGLPKSLTPEEMEIMDDVKKVYHGKISVECSRCGYCMPCPSGINIPRCFSYLNQAEMLEDYSEVKNQYYFMLKDFERAGNCLECGLCEELCSQHLPIREQLRNVEKKMGN, from the coding sequence ATGCTGTATCGAGAAATGGGTAAAACTGGTGAAAAGATTTCCATACTGGGCTTTGGATGCATGCGACTTCCTATTATTGGAACATACGACCGGATTGATGTTGAAAAGGCAACTCAGTTACTGGATCATGCTCTGGATGAGGGAATAAACTACCTGGACACTGCTTACCCTTATCATAGTACTGAAACATCAAAGGGAGGGGCCAGTGAAGTGTTCCTGGGGGAGTACTTTACTGAAAATGATAGAAGGGATGAAGTCTACCTGACCACCAAGTCTCCCACCTGGCTTCTGGAAGATGAGCAGGATATGGATAGATTCCTAGATGAACAGCTCCAGCGACTGAAGACGGACTACATTGATTTCTATCTCCTGCACTCTCTGAAGGAGAAACAATGGTATCACCTGGAAGATCTTGGTGTTTTCGAGTTTTTAGATTCAGCAATCTCTGATGGACGTATAAAATACACTGGTTTTTCCACCCATGATGAAACTGACTTTGTGAAGGAAGTGGTGGATTCCTACCAGTGGGACATGTGCCAGATACAGTACAACTACCTGGATGAAAATATTCAGGCAGGTTCAGATGGCTTAAAATATGCGGCAGGGAAAGGATTAGGTGTGGCGATTATGGAACCCCTTAAAGGTGGGGTTCTGGCAGATTACGTACCACAGGAAGTGCAAAACATATGGGATAATGCTCCAGTAGGGAAGACACCTGTAGAGTGGGCGCTGCGTTACCTGTGGAACATTCCAGAGATAAGTGTGGTTTTAAGTGGTATGAACACCATGGAACAGTTACAGGAGAACCTGAAGATTGCAGAAGAGGGCCTACCCAAATCATTAACTCCAGAAGAAATGGAGATAATGGATGATGTGAAAAAGGTTTATCATGGTAAAATCAGTGTGGAATGCTCCCGCTGCGGATACTGCATGCCCTGCCCCAGTGGAATAAACATCCCCCGGTGTTTCAGTTACCTGAACCAGGCTGAAATGCTGGAGGACTATTCTGAAGTTAAAAATCAGTACTATTTCATGTTAAAGGATTTTGAAAGAGCAGGTAACTGTTTGGAATGTGGGCTCTGTGAGGAACTGTGCTCCCAGCACCTTCCCATACGGGAACAACTGCGGAATGTGGAAAAGAAAATGGGTAATTAA
- a CDS encoding MarR family transcriptional regulator, translated as MNEKKQCPVMCSCLYFTSNKLNRILNKMAEEEFIKTGLSPSHALTLMNINRHPGFSQKELSEIMNIKPSTTTRFIDKLEGRGMVERKIEGKLSYLYPTRKGAELQSEIDKCLENLNKRYSEILGCEESVKLTDAIDKAATELEKNI; from the coding sequence ATGAATGAAAAAAAACAATGCCCGGTCATGTGCAGTTGCCTGTACTTCACCAGTAACAAACTTAACCGGATTCTTAACAAAATGGCCGAGGAAGAATTTATTAAAACCGGTCTTTCACCCTCACACGCTTTAACCCTTATGAACATCAATCGGCATCCTGGTTTTTCTCAGAAAGAGCTTTCAGAAATCATGAACATCAAACCATCCACCACCACCCGTTTCATTGACAAACTGGAAGGTAGGGGGATGGTTGAAAGAAAAATAGAGGGAAAATTATCCTATCTTTATCCCACCAGAAAGGGAGCTGAACTCCAGAGTGAGATTGATAAATGCTTGGAAAACCTGAATAAACGTTACTCAGAAATTTTAGGTTGTGAAGAAAGTGTTAAACTAACTGATGCCATTGATAAAGCAGCAACTGAACTGGAAAAAAATATTTAA
- a CDS encoding nitroreductase family protein, with product MENLNKEICIKCGVCALNCPLGLIEIENYPEIPEKTADLCVQCGHCMSICPEGAIGSSNSGGGVNGSFHITPLEMGLHMKSRRSIRNYSDKPVEMEKLEKIFEIIRYAPTGNNGQPVQWTMINDPEKVNQISTSTINWMREVLKEESQFMVPIAPLVEAWDNGRDPILRSAPCLVVAHAPTDKKSALTDGIIALTHLDILLPSFGMGGCWAGILNMVCNQNPSLKGLMGVPEGNTVIYPFMVGYPRYQYQRIPERNQPEIIWGIK from the coding sequence ATGGAAAATTTAAACAAGGAAATATGTATAAAATGCGGGGTATGCGCCCTGAACTGTCCCCTAGGCTTGATAGAAATAGAAAATTATCCTGAAATTCCGGAAAAAACAGCGGACTTATGTGTTCAGTGTGGACACTGCATGTCCATCTGTCCAGAAGGAGCAATCGGATCATCCAACTCTGGAGGAGGGGTGAATGGAAGTTTCCACATCACACCCCTGGAAATGGGATTGCACATGAAATCACGAAGATCTATACGTAATTACAGTGATAAACCAGTAGAAATGGAAAAACTGGAAAAAATCTTTGAAATAATAAGGTATGCACCCACTGGAAATAATGGCCAGCCAGTGCAATGGACCATGATCAACGACCCTGAAAAGGTTAACCAGATAAGTACCAGTACCATTAATTGGATGAGAGAAGTTTTAAAGGAAGAATCTCAATTTATGGTGCCGATAGCGCCCCTGGTTGAAGCATGGGATAATGGGAGAGATCCAATCCTGAGAAGTGCGCCCTGTCTGGTGGTGGCCCATGCCCCAACAGATAAAAAAAGTGCATTAACCGATGGAATAATTGCCTTAACTCATCTGGACATTTTATTACCCTCCTTTGGAATGGGTGGATGTTGGGCAGGTATTTTAAACATGGTTTGCAATCAGAATCCTTCTTTGAAGGGTTTGATGGGAGTTCCTGAAGGAAATACGGTAATTTATCCATTCATGGTTGGATATCCCCGGTACCAGTACCAGAGAATCCCTGAAAGAAACCAGCCCGAAATAATATGGGGGATAAAATGA
- a CDS encoding NAD(P)H-dependent oxidoreductase — translation MNVLIVYAHPERESLNGSLKDLAIDTLKQEGDPVQVSDLYSMKWKAVLDEDDFPERMNRELFNPILEQLNAMEKEAIPTDIKEEMDKVLWADVIIFQFPIWWSNFPAILKGWIDRVFYNGFAFNLAEMQLYGNGPLKGKKAMLSFTTGAPRELYTDEGPHGEIEVLLKYFNHVLFEFVGMEALPYFAIFGPGDMTEEEREAELDRFQEIIKNI, via the coding sequence ATGAATGTATTAATAGTTTACGCACATCCTGAGCGTGAATCTTTGAATGGAAGCTTAAAAGACCTGGCAATAGACACATTAAAACAAGAAGGAGACCCGGTTCAAGTATCAGACCTTTACTCCATGAAATGGAAGGCTGTCCTGGATGAAGATGATTTTCCAGAGAGAATGAACAGGGAGCTATTCAACCCCATACTTGAACAGCTTAACGCCATGGAAAAGGAAGCCATACCTACCGATATTAAAGAAGAAATGGACAAAGTTCTCTGGGCTGATGTGATTATATTCCAGTTCCCCATATGGTGGAGTAACTTCCCAGCTATTCTGAAAGGATGGATTGACCGTGTTTTCTACAATGGATTTGCCTTCAACCTGGCAGAAATGCAATTATACGGAAATGGGCCATTGAAGGGCAAAAAAGCAATGTTATCATTTACCACTGGAGCTCCCCGTGAACTTTACACCGATGAAGGACCACACGGTGAGATTGAGGTTCTCCTAAAATACTTCAATCATGTCCTGTTTGAATTTGTGGGCATGGAAGCCCTGCCCTATTTCGCTATCTTCGGACCGGGGGACATGACTGAGGAAGAACGTGAGGCAGAACTGGATAGATTCCAGGAGATCATTAAAAATATTTGA
- a CDS encoding nitroreductase family protein, which produces MVICACAVKSESWTRRDGRNYVAVDTAIVMDHLILAATELGLGTCWIGAFDVEAARKVLKIPDDVEPLLFTPLGYPDAKPRGMGRKDPSELVRYEHW; this is translated from the coding sequence TTGGTTATCTGTGCCTGTGCTGTTAAATCAGAGTCATGGACTCGCCGGGACGGACGTAACTATGTGGCGGTGGATACAGCCATTGTCATGGACCACCTTATACTGGCCGCCACTGAACTGGGACTGGGAACCTGCTGGATAGGGGCTTTTGATGTGGAAGCAGCCCGGAAAGTTCTTAAAATACCGGATGATGTTGAACCACTTCTATTCACTCCTCTGGGATATCCTGATGCCAAACCCAGGGGAATGGGTCGCAAAGATCCGAGTGAACTGGTACGTTATGAGCACTGGTGA
- a CDS encoding flavin reductase family protein, which yields MKKSLGAKTITYPTPVFVVGSYDSEGNPNVMTAAWGGICCSVPPCIAISLREATHSYHNIMDSKAFTISIPSEEHVNEADYFGIASGKDGDKFQATGLTPVKSEVVNAPYVGEFPFVMECELLQTVKIGLHTQFIGEIKDVKVDESLAGDESLIEKIKPLIYSPDNLSYYGIGKMVGKAFSVGKKIK from the coding sequence ATGAAAAAATCTTTAGGAGCCAAAACTATAACTTATCCCACTCCAGTATTTGTGGTGGGGAGCTATGACTCGGAAGGAAACCCCAATGTCATGACTGCAGCATGGGGTGGGATCTGCTGTTCTGTTCCACCGTGCATAGCCATTTCTTTAAGGGAAGCAACCCACTCATACCATAATATCATGGATAGTAAAGCGTTTACCATTAGTATTCCTTCAGAAGAACATGTAAATGAAGCGGATTACTTTGGAATAGCATCCGGAAAAGATGGGGATAAATTCCAGGCCACTGGCCTCACTCCAGTAAAAAGTGAAGTGGTAAATGCACCCTACGTGGGGGAGTTCCCCTTTGTAATGGAATGTGAATTACTGCAAACCGTGAAAATTGGACTGCACACCCAGTTTATAGGTGAAATAAAAGATGTTAAGGTGGATGAGTCTTTAGCTGGTGATGAATCGTTAATTGAAAAAATCAAACCACTAATTTACAGCCCGGATAATTTATCCTATTATGGTATTGGTAAAATGGTGGGGAAGGCTTTTTCTGTGGGAAAAAAGATTAAATGA